The DNA sequence AGAGCCGATAATGCCTGGAAGCAGGGTGTCGAGCAGTGCCTCGGACTTCCCCCAATCATAATTGCTGATCGTGATTTTATTGTGGGCAATGCCATTGAGCGCGCATATCAGAGCATTAAGATTGGCTGTCGCTTGAGTGGGCTCCCACGGTTCTGCAAGAGCGTCCATCAGCGCACCAAAGACCGCATACCGTTCAATAATCGGGCTCGCATCTAGAAAAATACTGACATCTGACTGTGAGACACCGCCTGACATGAATACCATGCGGTACCGCTCCGGCTGGTCGATCCAATAAGCGAGGTAGTGGAGACAGGCCGCGCGCAGGCGTGCCCTGGGACCTTTGTTTGACGTTGCAATCTGGTCAATCTGATCGAAGAGCTCCACAAAAAATGTCGCCCAGACGTGCTGCAGAATGTCCCGCTTGTCAGCGAAATAGGCATAGAGGGTTTTCGGCGTGACCCCGGCTTCTTTTGCAAGACGGCGCATGGAGATCGCTTCTACCCCTTCATGTTGAAAAAGCGTGCCTGCG is a window from the Rhodobiaceae bacterium genome containing:
- a CDS encoding DNA-binding transcriptional repressor AcrR; the protein is MNEMKRRGRPLRAETDIEDERARVAAIAGTLFQHEGVEAISMRRLAKEAGVTPKTLYAYFADKRDILQHVWATFFVELFDQIDQIATSNKGPRARLRAACLHYLAYWIDQPERYRMVFMSGGVSQSDVSIFLDASPIIERYAVFGALMDALAEPWEPTQATANLNALICALNGIAHNKITISNYDWGKSEALLDTLLPGIIGS